CATTTTCTTCCACGTTAGCATCGCTGAGAGTTTGATTGTCATTCAGCGGGCGTCCGGTTTTCACATGCAACAGTCTGTGATAGACAGAGGCTTTTTGTCCGCCGCCCGGATCGGGAACGTGACTGAGAGCCgtgattttcaatttatcgaCGATACAATCGGACGATACGTCGATACACAAGCACATCCCTTCCATGTTCACTACTTTCACTTTCATACTTCGAGGCATGAATATACTAGTGGTGTTTTCAGACACAAACATTGGTAAATGTAGCGCTAGATGCAAACAATGTTTGGTTCAGGCATGGGAAACGCTAAACCAGGAGAACGCCTTAGATTCTCACTGGAAGAAGTGCGTGTGATTGTAAATTTCGTGTACACCTAATAGTTTCGCAGTTCCAGGTGTTTCAAACTTAAAGCAATCTCTAGAATCGCAATACACTCTCCAAGACCAAGTCCAAGTTATCTGAAAAGGAAAATTGACTtattaaaaaattttcaatcaatcatttattatttcttaaaATGCAGCCTGACCCAACTATCGgtatgactgcagtttaggtgtccCTAATGGTTATGTACCTAACCTTACCATAACACACTATTCTTTAATAAAGTTTAATAACATTAGCGCCACCCAGTGGATAGGTGACCCAAACTGCAGTGAGACCCAACTATCTGATCCCTGTATCACGGTATCACCAATTACATGCGGTACCGTGACTGGGTAGAAAATACAACAGAACAGTGATTAAATGgcaataaattttgaatttgattgatagtttgatgaacttttttcagCCTAATTTTATCGAATTCGCCACactattttatttcaaacataacTCTTGTAGTTTACCTTAGTTGTCATAACGTtaaataaaactttttttaCCTAGAACGTCAAAATTTCCTGCAAATCGACAAAATATTTGCAAATTTCTGCTATTTGGTCGATGTTACATGGGCTCCACACGCAAATTGTACCATGTCATAGGAAAATATCTCAAACTcggatcaattcaattcactgaATTATCCTCGCATACCAGGGTATGCTTCGgatgaataaatttcataaCAACAAATTTGAATCTTAGCAGCATcagaaaaattttaatttcaatgtCCGTGCAAGGTCAGATAGTTgtagaaattgttttttcgtTAGAACTGTGATTGGAACAACCTCAACAACATCATGACTGTCACAGCACCAACTGTTGAAGCCTTCAAGCAAGACTTTACTGCAACTAGATAGCAGTCGGCTTTCTCTTAACATGTCCATCTCATGCCAGAAGTGGTCACTGTCAATGTACCTCATCCAGATTGAGATAGGGTTCATAGGGGCATGTGGTGATAGCTGCCTGCGGTCCAAAACTAAACTATTTCTAGATGTCTCAAAGAAAATACTAACTAAAACGATTTTGTATAAACTGTTTACATATATTGAATCATTCAATCTTTTAATTTACATCAAACGGTGCTCAAAGCCACAATCTGGGCTTCTTAATTGGGCTACCGATGTCTTAAAGATGACAAGCAGCGGCATAGAGATTGATAATGTGGTATGTAAGTCTAAGTCCCAGTAGTGTCTTAAATAGACACTAGAAACTACAGTTGAACTGTTTATGTTTCCATTGGCTCCGCTGCACGCACTTGTTCATTCACAACTTCGAATGGAATCTTTTTTACTTCTTTCTTCACGACCGATGTAGTTCCTCTCTTATATCTGTACGAGCCAGCTCTGAAGAAACAAAGAAAATAGGCCACCTTGTGAAAAAAGTTTCAATTCACTTCAGATGTTAAGACCATCTTTGCCATTAAATCATGGTTAGTACGCCATCATCAGCTGACCCCACTAATTGCACATTTGATCCattctttattttgattatttagaCATCGCATGTATTCGGGACTTCATCACAGATATTTGAATccaaaataaagaaacaaATAGACTAAAAATACTAAGCATTAGctatcattttcatatcaCACTTCACACTCTTTGAAAACGCTCTTTGGGTCCAAGGAGGACACTATGGCCACTCGGTGACATGCTAGACAATCTAACTATTTGAATGTTAATGAGCAAAACTAAATTCTAGTTCAGTCAAAACTTCGAATTTGCCAGAAAAAACTGTTATATCATCATCAGATGTGGGGTTTTTGCTGGCATTAACCCTGAAATCCCGAGAATTAATATCAATCTACCAGTCATGACAATCTCAATATAATCTCAATATTATATAAGAATATAATCCGTAATTCAAAAATGCATATTCACTCACCGAACGCCTTTCTTGTTCGCTTCGTCGTATGTTCTCAAATATTCTACTTTATCCTTCGTGATAACGCACAAATCGATATTGCTACCGGAGCCGAGATCGTTGAAGATACCGGCGGCGATCGCGTCGCGCACCAGTTTCATCGCTTCATCGCGTTCCATATCGATTTTATAACGAGCTTCGAACACCGACATCGCAGCCAACGAACCCGAACCTAGAAAgtaaaaaaactttttgtttaGTTCTCCTTAACGTTTTCATCGCAATTTTTCGGTAAAaaataatattctttttttggtttatgtccatcttgattttcaatctagtAATTCGTAAGAGTTATGTTTCATCTTAATTTTCGATCTTACAATTTGCGAAAAAAGTTCACACATCTCTTTTCCAAGGATAACTTGCCTGAAAATTTTGGCTTTGTTCTAATTGAATTAATACGATTTACAGCTTTTAGAGAATGTAAGACTTACCCATTGTTACGTATGGCAGGGTATCAGTCGAACCGTGTGGCCAAACACTGTATAAATGAGGCCCGGTACAGTCAACACCACCCAGTACTAACGCTGCACTGATGTATCCGCGATATCTACAAATCATTTTAATCAAAATTCTTATTTCGAATTCACACGGTTCATAGGAGACTTTAAGCAAATTTGTTTCCCATTTTTGGCGTACAACATTATTGGAATGTAGCaggaaattatttcattcatcttGACggtgtatcaattcaattatctattaCCTCTATTGAAGGCAGTATTATAGCAGTATGCCAATTAACACACTTGGGCgagatttttcaaacttttcaaACCCCCTCAACCGCTAATAAGGGTAACTACatgtcagcactgaaagggttaattaaGACTAGCAGCCCATCGAGTACATTTAGATTTCAAGACTATCCA
This Tubulanus polymorphus chromosome 7, tnTubPoly1.2, whole genome shotgun sequence DNA region includes the following protein-coding sequences:
- the LOC141908579 gene encoding proteasome subunit beta type-7-like, with the translated sequence MAAPAVEYPISGFSFENCQRNALLQDKGLKPPTAYKTGTTIAGIIFKDGVVLGADTRATEDTVVADKNCEKIHYISDNIYCCGAGTAADTEFTTQMISSKLELHRLDTGRKPRVCTANRMLKQKLFRYRGYISAALVLGGVDCTGPHLYSVWPHGSTDTLPYVTMGSGSLAAMSVFEARYKIDMERDEAMKLVRDAIAAGIFNDLGSGSNIDLCVITKDKVEYLRTYDEANKKGVRAGSYRYKRGTTSVVKKEVKKIPFEVVNEQVRAAEPMET